From Saccopteryx leptura isolate mSacLep1 chromosome 3, mSacLep1_pri_phased_curated, whole genome shotgun sequence, one genomic window encodes:
- the TINAGL1 gene encoding tubulointerstitial nephritis antigen-like codes for MWRCPQGLLLLLLLAAESALGVRRGRGRRELAPALHLRGIRDAGGRYCQEQDLCCRGRSDTCGLPYLGVTCYCDLFCNRTISDCCPDFWDFCLGVPPPFPPIQGCMHEGHIYPVLGTYWDNCNRCTCQEKGQWECDQEPCLVDQDMINAINQGNYGWRAGNHSAFWGMTLDEGIRYRLGTIRPSSSVTSMNEIHTVLVPGEVLPTAFEASEKWPNLIHEPLDQGNCAGSWAFSTAAVASDRVSIHSLGHMTPVLSPQNLLSCDKHNQQGCRGGHLDGAWWFLRRRGVVSDHCYPFSGQKQDEAGPAPRCMMHSRAMGRGKRQATARCPNRDVHANDIYQVTPAYRLGSSEKEIMKELMENGPVQALMEVHEDFFLYQGGIYSHTPVSLGRPERYRRHGTHSVKITGWGEESLPDGRKLKYWTAANSWGPAWGERGHFRIVRGANECDIESFVLGVWGRVGMEDMGHH; via the exons ATGTGGAGATGTCCACAGGGGCTGTTGCTGTTGCTGCTGTTGGCTGCTGAGTCGGCTCTGGGTGTCCGGCGGGGTCGTGGGCGCCGGGAGCTAGCGCCGGCTCTGCACCTGCGGGGCATCCGGGATGCGGGCGGCCGGTACTGCCAGGAGCAGGACCTGTGCTGCCGAGGCCGCTCGGACACCTGCGGCCTGCCCTACCTGGGCGTCACCTGTTACTGTGACCTCTTCTGCAACCGAACCATCTCCGACTGCTGCCCGGACTTCTGGGACTTCTGCCTCGGCGTGCCGCCCCCTTTCCCCCCCATCCAAG GATGTATGCATGAGGGTCACATCTATCCAGTCTTGGGAACTTACTGGGACAACTGTAATCGTTG CACTTGCCAGGAGAAGGGGCAGTGGGAGTGTGATCAGGAGCCATGCCTGGTGGACCAAGACATGATCAACGCCATCAACCAGGGAAACTATGG GTGGCGTGCTGGGAACCACAGTGCCTTCTGGGGCATGACCCTGGATGAGGGCATTCGCTACCGCCTGGGCACCATCCGCCCATCTTCCTCCGTCACCAGCATGAATGAGATTCAC ACAGTGCTGGTCCCAGGAGAGGTACTGCCCACAGCCTTTGAGGCCTCTGAGAAGTGGCCCAACCTAATCCATGAGCCTCTTGACCAGGGAAACTGTGCAGGCTCCTGGGCCTTCTCCACAGCCG CCGTGGCATCTGATCGCGTCTCAATCCATTCTCTGGGGCACATGACACCTGTCCTGTCACCCCAGAACCTGCTGTCTTGTGACAAGCACAACCAGCAGGGCTGCCGTGGAGGGCATCTGGATGGCGCCTGGTGGTTCCTGCGGCGTCGAGG GGTTGTGTCTGACCACTGCTACCCATTCTCGGGTCAGAAACAGGACGAGGCTGGTCCCGCACCGCGTTGCATGATGCACAGCCGTGCCATGGGTCGGGGCAAGCGCCAGGCCACGGCCCGCTGTCCCAATCGCGATGTCCATGCCAATGACATCTACCAGGTCACTCCTGCCTACCGCCTTGGCTCCAGT GAGAAAGAGATCATGAAGGAGCTGATGGAGAACGGCCCTGTCCAAG ccctcaTGGAGGTACACGAGGACTTCTTCCTGTACCAGGGCGGAATCTACAGCCACACACCTGTGAGCCTGGGGAGGCCAGAGCGATACCGCCGGCATGGGACCCATTCGGTCAAGATCACAGG GTGGGGAGAGGAGTCACTACCTGATGGGAGGAAACTTAAATACTGG ACCGCAGCCAACTCGTGGGGCCCAGCCTGGGGTGAGAGGGGCCACTTCCGCATAGTGCGTGGAGCCAACGAGTGCGACATCGAGAGCTTCGTGCTGGGCGTCTGGGGCCGTGTGGGCATGGAGGACATGGGTCACCACTGA